The proteins below are encoded in one region of Flavobacterium nackdongense:
- a CDS encoding TrmH family RNA methyltransferase, protein MIDIDYLSYLENILTENRKAKFLKVLENRTKHFTVVVEDVFQMHNASAVMRSCEVFGIQELNVIEQRFGKRIDKEIAMGAQKWVDIIQFDSVSNCINSLKNNGYQIIATTPHENDCMLEDFDITKPSALFFGTEKEGLSDEILQKADGFLKIPMVGFTESLNISVSAAIIIQNLSNRLRNSEINWQLSEEEMLEKRFSWTKKSIKDIKRIEERYYSELEKEQ, encoded by the coding sequence ATGATTGATATAGATTATCTCTCTTATCTTGAAAATATCCTTACCGAAAATCGGAAAGCTAAGTTTTTAAAAGTATTAGAAAACAGAACCAAACATTTTACAGTTGTGGTCGAAGATGTGTTTCAAATGCATAACGCTAGCGCTGTAATGCGCAGTTGTGAGGTTTTTGGCATTCAAGAATTAAACGTCATTGAGCAGCGTTTTGGCAAAAGAATTGACAAAGAAATTGCGATGGGAGCACAAAAATGGGTGGATATAATCCAATTTGATAGTGTTTCAAATTGTATAAATTCCTTGAAAAATAATGGTTACCAAATCATTGCTACCACGCCGCACGAAAATGATTGTATGCTCGAAGATTTCGATATTACGAAGCCTAGCGCCTTGTTTTTTGGAACTGAAAAAGAAGGGTTGTCGGATGAGATTTTACAAAAAGCAGATGGTTTTCTTAAAATACCAATGGTTGGGTTTACCGAAAGTTTGAATATTTCTGTTTCGGCAGCAATTATTATTCAGAACTTGTCTAATCGATTGCGAAATTCTGAAATTAATTGGCAATTGTCCGAGGAAGAAATGCTAGAAAAGCGATTTTCTTGGACTAAAAAATCCATAAAAGATATCAAAAGAATTGAGGAAAGGTATTATTCTGAATTAGAAAAAGAGCAATGA
- a CDS encoding carboxypeptidase-like regulatory domain-containing protein, with product MKYFVVFLFLILSSATFSQVIEPAQTVTGTVINEITKFPLPNVNIININKVRGTTTDEKGNFELAVSVNDTLHITLIGFQSLRIRVTNDWLKNKTTKIQLTEKAYALEEVVVGRYNLTGYIEVDSKLIPVKENYRYSISGLTEGYEAGEYSPNAFGKVMGSIFNPADALYNFFGKKPTELKRLKEMKKDDTVRNLLETKYDRETIAVLLGVDKKEIAEILERCNYSESFVKTANDLQILDAISGCYEEYKILKKK from the coding sequence ATGAAATATTTTGTAGTTTTTCTTTTTTTAATACTTTCCTCAGCAACTTTTTCGCAAGTTATTGAACCCGCACAAACCGTAACTGGGACCGTAATCAATGAAATTACAAAATTTCCTTTACCTAATGTAAATATCATTAATATCAACAAAGTTAGAGGGACTACTACAGATGAAAAAGGTAATTTTGAGTTAGCAGTTTCAGTAAACGACACCCTGCACATCACATTAATCGGTTTTCAATCCTTGAGAATTAGAGTAACCAATGACTGGTTAAAAAATAAAACCACCAAAATCCAGCTTACCGAAAAAGCCTATGCACTAGAAGAAGTAGTTGTGGGACGCTATAATTTAACTGGCTATATCGAGGTTGATTCGAAGTTGATTCCTGTAAAAGAAAATTACCGCTACAGTATTTCAGGTTTGACGGAAGGCTACGAAGCAGGCGAATATTCGCCTAATGCTTTCGGAAAAGTAATGGGATCTATTTTCAATCCGGCGGATGCATTGTATAACTTTTTTGGAAAAAAGCCAACCGAACTCAAAAGGTTGAAAGAAATGAAGAAAGACGATACGGTCCGAAATCTATTAGAAACCAAATACGACCGCGAAACCATTGCCGTACTTTTGGGAGTTGACAAAAAGGAAATTGCCGAAATTCTCGAACGCTGTAATTATTCCGAATCTTTTGTAAAAACTGCCAACGACCTTCAAATTCTAGACGCCATAAGCGGATGTTATGAAGAATATAAGATTTTGAAAAAGAAGTAA